A window from Verrucomicrobiota bacterium encodes these proteins:
- a CDS encoding transcription termination factor Rho: protein MNRAANSRQNNNSNTPETGMGFLEISEKGFGFLRSPDNRFQPKPTDIFVTPDTIKRNFLREGCQIEGALQPPHRGVSPQLREVLAVNGMPFTEYTKSVRFENLTSIDPIEKFNLETAPDLIETRVIDLVTPIGRGTRGIIVAPPRTGKTTILKQIANAVTANHPEVCVLVLLIDERPEEVTDFQRSVKAEVVASSNDMDLETHVRLSRFMIERCRRMVECGKDVFVLLDSLTRVARAYNSVHGGSGRTMTGGVDARALEIPRKMFAAARKIEGGGSMTIVATALIDTGSRMDELIFQEFKGTGNMELILDRKLADRRLFPAIDIPKSGTRKEEKLFAKHHLEPIRKLRRMLVDLNPVEAMETLTAALKKHKTNDELLAKLGG, encoded by the coding sequence ATGAACAGAGCAGCCAACAGCAGACAGAACAACAACTCCAACACGCCCGAAACCGGCATGGGTTTCCTCGAGATATCCGAGAAGGGCTTTGGATTCCTCCGTTCGCCGGACAACCGCTTCCAGCCGAAGCCGACCGACATTTTCGTCACACCGGACACCATCAAGCGCAACTTCCTCCGCGAAGGCTGCCAGATCGAGGGCGCCCTCCAACCCCCGCACCGCGGCGTGAGCCCCCAACTCCGCGAGGTGCTCGCCGTCAACGGCATGCCCTTCACCGAATACACCAAGTCCGTCCGCTTCGAGAACCTCACCAGCATCGACCCCATCGAAAAGTTCAATCTCGAGACCGCGCCCGACCTCATCGAGACGCGCGTCATCGACCTCGTCACCCCCATCGGCCGCGGCACGCGCGGCATCATCGTCGCCCCGCCGCGCACGGGCAAGACCACCATCCTCAAACAAATCGCCAACGCGGTCACCGCCAACCATCCCGAGGTCTGCGTGCTCGTGCTGCTCATCGACGAGCGCCCCGAGGAAGTCACCGACTTCCAGCGCTCCGTGAAGGCGGAAGTGGTTGCCAGCTCCAACGACATGGACCTTGAAACCCACGTGCGGCTCTCGCGCTTCATGATCGAGCGCTGCCGCCGCATGGTCGAGTGCGGCAAGGACGTCTTCGTGCTCCTCGACTCCCTCACCCGCGTCGCCCGCGCCTACAACTCCGTCCACGGCGGCTCCGGCCGCACCATGACCGGCGGCGTGGACGCCCGAGCCCTGGAAATCCCCCGCAAGATGTTCGCCGCCGCGCGCAAAATCGAAGGCGGCGGATCGATGACCATCGTCGCCACCGCGCTCATCGACACCGGCAGCCGCATGGACGAGCTCATCTTTCAGGAGTTCAAGGGCACGGGCAACATGGAGCTCATCCTCGACCGCAAGCTCGCCGACCGCCGCCTGTTCCCGGCCATCGACATCCCCAAGTCCGGCACGCGCAAGGAGGAGAAACTCTTCGCGAAGCACCACCTCGAACCCATCCGCAAACTCCGCCGCATGCTTGTGGACTTGAACCCGGTTGAGGCCATGGAAACGCTCACCGCCGCGCTCAAGAAGCACAAGACCAACGACGAACTGCTCGCGAAGCTGGGTGGCTAG